From the genome of Nicotiana tabacum cultivar K326 chromosome 17, ASM71507v2, whole genome shotgun sequence:
GGTAGTATgtattgtggttaagccaagtggcacgCTAAAAAGAAGTCACTTGGCAAatttaggacaacattaatagTTAGGAATTATAAATGGAACATAATTAATGGAATCAGTTGAATGAAATAGATGTTAAACATAATTTAAATAGATcctagacaaatctaatctatatatctatatctatacctatctatatattgatccactcatagattttcttctatattagctagaaatatggaggtaaagAATTaagtaaaaaacaaaaataaaaaatttagaaagacataaattgagataacctatgactatttatactttggagtaagttaaaatataaaataaatgtaacgactcgaccaatcgttttgagctctagtgcgtcgttcgCGGTTTGAGGCTGTGAGTAGTTcaacttcatgttttatgacttgtacgcgtagtcggaatttaatttcgggaagttcgaagttgattcggATGGGAAATTCTCAacttggaagctttaagttggaaaagttgaccaaggtttaatttttgagtaaacaatatcggaatcaggatttgaaggttccaataggttcgtatgatgatttcggacttgggcgtgtgttcggggagagtatcgggtggtccgggagcatttcgacgcttattatggaaatttggcattttgaaaattttagaatTTTATCAGTTTGCTTTGAAGtgtattttgatgttatcgatatccgtttgagATTCCGAACCTTGGAATAGATTTTtattatgatttatgacttgtgcgtaaagtttggcgtcattccagaaTGTTTAAGCGTAATTCgaacgcgttcgtcgaagtttaaaTGTTTGAAAGTAGAAAGAAGGTTTCGATTGTTAGTTCGTAGTTTTGATgatgtttggtgtgatttgaagcctcgagcgggttcatgttatgttttgggactggttgatgtgattggatggggttccGGGCCCTCGGGTGTGATTTGAATTGGTTTCGGACAATTTTCCTTGTTTTACAATTGTTGGTGTTGGTGtctgattttgttcttcgcgaacacgaaggggcTCACatgtttgcgaagaaggaattttgggCTGCTGGATttttgctcatcgcgaacgcgacacagaGGTCGCGAATGCGGAGAAGGGCTGTggaaacctacgcgaacgcgacatggAGGTCGCAAACGCAGAGAAGGGCTATggaaacctacgcgaacgcgacatggAGGTCGTGAACGCGGAGTAGGCTGGATGGCTACGAGGAAGAaggccatcgcgaacgcggagtaGGCTGGATGGCTGCGAGGAAGAAGGtcgtcgcgaacgcgaggggtgAAGCGTGAACGCGTAGGGCCGGAACAACTGGGATCGCGAACGCGGACGGGtggtcgcgaacacgatgaaggcgGGCCTGGGCAGAATTATTTTAAAAGCGGAATTTTTGCCCATTTCTCTCATTCCTCTCTTGcttgggtgattttggggcgatttggaggagccattttcatcatcaatcttGAGGTAAGATTTCTATATATTGTGAGTTAAACACATGGTTTATCTatggatttaagcatgaaaattagtcgaaattgtgaaattttggtagaaaacctagaaatcgtATGTTTGgtttttgaccatgaaatttggaataaatcatatatttgagttcatggcatcatgggtaaagtttatcttcaaaaattccCGGGATCCGGGAACGTGGGCCCGAgaattgactttgttgacttttcgagcgaagttgggaattgttataaattgattaattatgagtattatagtgtattttttattggtttgcatattgtttgactagtttccgGTCGTTTGgatttgaattgaagagttagagaggcattggagccggttatggaacttcgaagcgaggtaagtctcttttcaaaccttgtgagggggaaacaaCCCCTTGGTGATGTGATTatttatgtgctactagttgtgggtgctacgtgcacacaaggtgacgagagtccgtacgtagctaaatcaTGTTTATGTACGGGTAGACTtgggactttatcatgtaatatttgaattgtttggactcattttgctagcttaattaattgaaattgatttaaaaacatatatacattaggccgagctttatcaccttgagttgttgccaAGAGGAAAGAGGGATCTAGATATGCTACCTCTTTGGGGTtatgctagatacttactaggtacgcgttgatttacgtactcatgctatacttctgtactaaatgtgcaggatctaacATGTTCATTTGGTGGACATCTGAGGGCGTATACGCaactgctgaggagactttatggcgAGCTACATTCCAGGCTACGTATCACAGCCCACAGAGTCTCATTCGTACTATTTACTTGATCCTGTCTTATTTATAttccagacatatgttgtattattgttatactccttagtaaatgctcgtgTACTTGTGGTACCGAGTTTTGGAGATATTCTAGTTGATGCTTACGGATTTACATAttattatcaccttttattttatGCAATACTAATTATGTATGTACCCGTAAATTTCAAAAGTATAAATTTCCTTACTTAATAAAAgtttatgatttcgaaagtaaaaaaataaataatttacgtgatagttcaccgttggcttgcctaacggtaacgttgggcgctatcacggcctatagtgagttttgggtcgtgacaatagaaCCAAAATTTACTTAAGATATAGATAACAGTTTATAGAGAGGATATAAATATCTATACCtatattatatttaaaagagGGTAGTCAAGCTTAATACTAAGTTAAATGGCGTGCTGGAAAAAAAAAAGCCACTTAATACTTTTAggacaaaatttaaaaatatttagacAAAATCTAATAAGAATTAGGTGAAGTGAGATTTGATCAAATTTAATCTAAAGGTATAAATCAATTAATAATAATTCCTATTTTCATTGTAAATAGATTCCAAaactttattaaataaatatataatgtAGGTAATTTCACTAACAAAAATTAAAAGCCGAATTTATATCTTGAAactaaaagagaaaataaaataaatgtacgtaatacaaaaaataattataagaaaatTCAATAGATTTGAAACATTATAAAAGAACTTATGTATTATTTTTTACACTAATTCaaagttatattttaaaataaaatgtgatattattttgagtataggtaaaatatttatgtaaaaagctaattaaaatttcttagtagggaagagaatgtataaagaggaaaatagagaTAGTGAGAGGatacttatatttttatatttatttaaaaataaataaatcagtatatatctatattatattaaaaggagggtagtatgcattgtggttaagccaattGGCAAGCTAAAAAGAAGCCACTTGGCAAatttaggacaacattaatagttagaaattataaatagaacataattaatggaagtagttgaaTGAAATAGATGTTAGACATAATTTAAATAGATcctagacaaatctaatctatatatttatatctatacctatctatatattgatccactcataaattttcttctatattagctagaaatatggaggtaaagAATTAAGTAAACaaactataataaaaatataaaaatatagaaagacataaattgagataacctatgactatttatactttggaataagttaaaatataaaataaaactaaaaattacttaagatattaaatatttattgagtttaaaaactaaataaattaaacagtaaaatcTATAGTACATCAAAAAGAGGGTAGTCAAACTTGACATTAATTCAAGTGTCATATTGAAAAAAGCTACTCGATATTTTTAGgacaaatctaaaaatattacTTCTAATAAGAATTAGGTCAAATCAGATTTGATCAAATTTAATCTAAAGGTATAAATCAATTAAGATTGACTCCTATGTTCATTGTAAATAGATTCCAAAACTttactaaataaatatatcatgTAAGTAATTTacctaatgaaaattaaaaaccaaatttgtAACGTGAAactaaaagagaaaataaaataaatgcccgtaatacaaaaaataattataagaaaatTCAATAGATTTGAAACATTATAAAAGAACTTATGTATtatattttagactaattcaaagttatattttaaaataaaatatgatattattttgagtaTATGTAAAACGCTAATTAAAATTTCTTAGTAGGGAAAGAGAATGTATAAagaggaaatagagatagagcaaggatacttatatttttatatttatttaaaaataaatagagtaaattattaaataatactcaaaataatTATTAATAGATTTAAATGTTGAAAGAGATCCGAATAAGAGGATAatagtataaaaatatattaaatttcaagaataaaaaattTATACATTTATTGATGATTATTAAAAGGGTAATAAACAAAACATTAAGTCAATTTATAAGCTAATAAAAGATCGCATTACAGTGTAACAATACTAAGTAATAAATAATGCAAAAACTATAAGCAAggaacaaaaaagagaaaaaaattctttctaaaaATGTTAAAGAATAagacttatttgaatttgagatgaaaaatAAAGTGACAGTAAGAATGttgttaaaataatataatttaatgtgctcaaacaagacaTATCACAACGTTACatgtttagtattttttaatattgaaatataATATAGCTGTCAAAATCAAGGGGTTTGGTTATTACGAATAtagaaaaaggaaataggttaTCCACTATGAGATTTGAAAAATGATTCCATGTCCGGCTTCttaattaaaatcaaataattatttataatttctatatagaagatttaattttaaggttatttgcacCTAATCCAAATTACCCAAATTATAATTTAACATGATTTATGTACACACATCatgcgggtactaatactagttaacTTTAAGAGTAATTCTCTATCTTATATCACACAAGTATTATTTATAGTGTCAAACTGTCAATTAACTATTTTTAACTACTTTTTTCAATTAAAAACAAAAGATCGAGAAAGGACTTGTTTAGAATCACTCTTTTAGCCCATTTACCCCAATCTTTGACAGGTCAAACATTGATAGTCTTAAGTGAATCTAACAATCAAACTTGTAAAATTTGACTTCATAATTACTTTTAATGAATTTATATTACATTCAAGCCAATTAGCAAAATTCTGTGGGCAATTTTTGCTGAATATAATGGTCAATATATGCGACTCTTGATTACAGAATTATGTATCCACACCACATTCAAGATGTAAAGATTGCATAAGAAACAGCAAGATTGGATCAATATGTATATCTCGAAGCCCAAACGGGGAAAAGGAAGAATAAAATACAGAATTTGCCGGTCGGCCGAAACTAATTACACATATGTAAATTGTGAAATTGCACATTTGCTAgccaaaaagtatataaaatatgcATATTATATATGCATTTAGTCAAGTATTATTTTGTGTAGCGACTAAAAATATACGTTTCTCTTAAAGGAATCATGtcccacttcaaactttcaaaaCAATGATTAGCAACAAAAAGAAAACACTTCCAAGACAatgaatttaagaaaatgaaaaacaaacCTTAAAGTGTTCAACAATATTAATGTCAAATTAACTTTTCAACGAACTTTGCATgccaaattttaaaattatacatCAATCTTTTGAGAGATTGTGTCTCGTACGGTTAAGTGCACAATGGGTCACTATGAAAGTGGGCGTTTCAATTCCTTGGCCTTGTCCCTGAGTATAAATTTCTGAATTTTCCCTGAAGAATTGAGTGGTAAATCACCAAAGATTACTGCCTTTGGAACCATGTAATCCTGTAGCCAGTCTTTACAAAACTTGATAATTTCTTCTTCAGTCATAAAACACCCCTCTTTCAACTTCACAAAAGCACAAGGGGTCTCTCCTACGACATCATCAGGTAGTGCTACAACTGCAGCCTCCAAAACCATAGGATGCCTAATCAAAACAGCTTCAATTTCAAGAGTGCTTATAATTTTCCCCCCAGATTTGATTATGTCAACGATGCGATCCTTCAGTTTTATATACCCATCTGGGAATTTAATTCCAAGATCTTTAGTCCTATACCACCCTCCCTCAAATGCTTCTTCAGTTTTTGAAGTATCTTTCAAATACCCTAACATCATAGCATTGCCTCTAAACATGATTTCCCCTGTAGTTTTCCCATCTGCTGGCACACTTTTCATACTCTCTGGATCTTTTACATCAACTTCTTCCATCATAATGCTGTGAATCCCTTCACGAATTTTCACGTTCACATCTTCATTCAACTTGGAAAATTCATCTTGATATGTCCTAGACATTGATATCATTGGACCAAGTGCTTCACTCATACCATATGCATGGTTAATAATAAAGCCTAATTCTTCCAGTTTGGTCAGAATTTCTAGTGGTGGCAATACCCCTGCTACTGTTACATTCACCTGGTGAGGTAACAAGGGCTGATTTGTGGCTATGGCATCTGAAATTTTTGTAAGAATCATTGGTGCTCCACAAAAATGTGTCACATTGTGAAGGTAAATAGCATCCAAAATTTCTTTCCCATTGATTTCGCCAAGGCAAATATTAGTGCCGCCCAAAGCAGCTACGGTCCAGGGGAGACACCATCCGTTACATCGGAACATGTCCACTGTCCAGAGAAAAACAGGCATTTTTTGCATCTCATATCTGAAAATATCAGCAATTGCATTCAAATATGCAGCTCTGTGGCTATACACTACTCCTTTAGGCTTCCCTGTTGATCCAGAAGTAAAACTTACGGAAATCGGATCAAATTCATTTTTCGGGTACACAATCTTGAAATTGGACTGCCCCATTTCTAGAAGGGTATAGTAATCCAGAATATTCGCTGGTGCTGATAATACTGGTAGTTCTTTTACTTTGCTTTCATTGATTATGACTACAAGATATGGCTTGTCTTTTTCTTCAAGAATGTTAAGTGCATGAAGCACAATCTCAATGAAGTCAAAGTATACAAAAATGACTTTGGCCTCTAATTGTTGAAGTAGTTGTGCTAAAGTGGCAGCGTCTAGCCTTGGGTTAAGTGCAGAAAGGACTGCCCCAGCCATTGGTACAGAAAAATGCAGCTCGTAGAGTGCTGGAACATTAGGTGCCACTGCTGCCACCTGTTTATATTAGAATTAATAAGCTTATAAATTAAGCTTATTGTAATTGGTTAACTATGACAAAATAAGCtacaaattaaattataaatgCCATGcaaagaagtgaaagaaaaaaggaagagaaagGGAAAGAGTGTTTGAACTCGGTATGATCATAGCTCATACACTAGATAGAGAAGTTGGGTTCGGAATGCCACTGAGTCTGGTGGGAAAATAAATATAtcccgcccaggaataatatccacgacaaataataataacacaagagagtaacaataacatcaaatcttttaacggggtaaaatacaatacTCGAGCTGAGTAATATTACCAcgataatattacaacttagtagtaTCAACAAACTACTATAACttcgaaagaaataacactctttattttaaatatctcactacaatattactcacactcactatttatctcacagactacaatccgtggattactctctctaacttctattgcttctctcttattttatgatgacccgataggtcatcttacgttttagaacctaattccgCGCTATGAAGCTTTATATACCTCATTCTAGCctttcttgatttgcgtgcacagtccgggtatttttctggaaagcttttatgttaaaaactgagaaaatatgaattttttcccttaaaatttatttgagttgacttcggtcaacattttgagcaaacggacccggattcgtgttttgacggtcccgatgagtccgtatcgtgatttggctCGTGGGTGTATGCCCgcaatcgaattcggaagtccctaaccgAGTTATCGtgctttgttgaaatttgaaagttaaaaggcTTAATGATTTTGGaatgtttgaccaatgtttgactttctagatatcgggtccgtattttggttccggaatcGGTATAGGTCCAacactatatttatgacttgtctgtcaaatttggtgagaagcgGAGTTGGTTTGACATAATACGGACGTACTGTTGTGAAattagaagttcatgagttttcttgaaaatttccttgatttgatgctaaattcatagctctaggtgttattttggcgatttgttctcgcgagcaagtttgtatgattttttagacttgtgtgcataattggtttagatccccgagggctcgggtgagtttcggataggcaaCGGAGTGGAATTTGACTTAGAACATTGCTGGTGTGCTTCAGATTTTGGTGCAGGCCTCAGAccttgcaattgcgaggtcaggcttcgcatttgcgacctctgatgggttcgcatttgcgagcaactcatcgcatttgcgaagagtagctggggcacctcaagttcgcatttgcgaacaaaacttCGCATTTACAAAGTGGGACAGGGGGTacagtgatcgcaattgcgatcaaacggtcgcatttgcggaaagtcaaagttcgcatttgtgaacaaatcatcgcaaatgcaatgacAACAGGAATGGAAGGGACTTCGTATTTGCGAAtgtttcttcgcatttgtggggctcgcatttgcgaaccctgagtCGCAAATGCGTTATCTGCAACTGACCAAATAGCTGAGAAAACGGGATTTTGTTCATTCTcgcaaactttcaaacttagaaaccctagaggcgatttttcaaagaactcttcttccccaaatcattggtaagtaattctaaactagtttctttcaatctttcattgcATTTCCTAAGATGTCAACCTaaaatcttgtgttttcatggtgaaaaattgggggtttgggtagaattaaggatttttgtaaaatgaggatttagacctcgaattgaggtcggattccaaaacaaattacataaccggacTCAGAGGTGAAtagataatcgggttttggtccgaatttcgggtttggaccaagcgagcctaggagttgacttttgttgactttttcaataatgacctaaattgaattctttgcaatTGTGGGTAgatcctaaggcttaatttgagtcgtttggttggtaatttgctagattctattggttcggaggcttgtttgaaaggcaaagctgtgattgagctttgagtggaccttcggagcgaggtaagtgtcgtagttaaccttgacttaagggattaggacttgtttgtctatttgctacatgtttagatattgggtacaatgtatatgtgagatgacgagtacttatgtgttgttgtcgggttaaagcatgcgggtggggacttgttccttgtagtttattgcttacttgatcttgttatccatgcttagactagttacttactaaattgatcgttcttattgTGTTTACGagcttttgtgataattgagtattgattccaaagttgagattgatattgtagATCTATTGTTGAAGTAAGacttttcttgttgattctatctccctgctattacttgttcattgttatgtggtaaggaagagtgttaatgcacgaagggtgatgtcgtgccatattatgagtgttaatgcacgaaggatggtGCCGTggcatattgtgagtgttaatgcatgaatggtgatgttgtgccatgttatgagaggtaatgcacgaagggtgatgtcgtgccgtatctattgattcatattgtgaggttgagaataaaagcacgaagggtgatgccatgcaatttTCTTCTttgtgtttagttgttttcactggttaaaagcatgttgactgttctggttatcatttccaCTATATCTCTTATATCTTGTGCCCCTTTAGCATGTACCCCTCCCAATAGTATATGTTTAGctgttattgttattttcttgtacatatactgttctctgcacaggtttattatgtaggtatcttgtcatagcctcgtcactacttcatcgaggttaggctcgacacttacgagtacatggggtcagttgtactcatactacactctgtacttcttgtgcagattttggtaccggccctAGCTGATCGTGAAACTCGGCAGTCCGGACTTGCTTAtcgaagactcaaggtagatcttctggcgtccgcagaccttggagtccctttCTAGTTTTcttattttactgtttctttctaTTCAGAACAGTTGTATTTCGTTCAGACTATGTTTGTAgcaaatcttaaaagctcatgagtTGCGACTCCAGATCCGAATTGTTTCAGATATTATGGGCTTTATGTTATTCCGCATTTCAGTTTTAGCTTCTATTTAGTAAAATTGATTCTATTATTGAAATTGACTAAAATTGGTttaaagaatcctctaacactggcttgcctagcaagtgaaatgttaggtgccatcacagtcCTGAAGGTGGGAATTCAGGGTTGTGACATTTTTGGTCTGCTTACAATGAGGAGAAAGCATCTCTATTTATAGTCTCGTTGCTCACCAAAACCAATTAAAATTGGTTCGGCGCCTACTTTGCAGATTTGCAAGATTGAAAAGTTGGTCTTGCTCCACCGCTTAAGCagcaaatcaaaccaatttgatttttgcttcctttttaaatttctttttattaAAATGGGTCCCACAAATTGCATTCCTTTTggttttgcttttgcttttgcttttgcttttgcttttgcttttgcttttccttttctaaatcattttctctttcttttctttattccttttttATTTAAATAGGTTCCACAAATTtctcccttaattttgatttttcttcttcattccaagATTTGATCTCAATCTCTAGAAATCTTCAAATTTGAGAGGATTTGTGAAAATATCTACAAC
Proteins encoded in this window:
- the LOC107771201 gene encoding butanoate--CoA ligase AAE1-like: MEGLVLCSANYTPLTPLSFLERAAFVYRKRVALIHGNTSFSWEGLHGRCVKFASALSQLGVSPGDIVAAVAPNVPALYELHFSVPMAGAVLSALNPRLDAATLAQLLQQLEAKVIFVYFDFIEIVLHALNILEEKDKPYLVVIINESKVKELPVLSAPANILDYYTLLEMGQSNFKIVYPKNEFDPISVSFTSGSTGKPKGVVYSHRAAYLNAIADIFRYEMQKMPVFLWTVDMFRCNGWCLPWTVAALGGTNICLGEINGKEILDAIYLHNVTHFCGAPMILTKISDAIATNQPLLPHQVNVTVAGVLPPLEILTKLEELGFIINHAYGMSEALGPMISMSRTYQDEFSKLNEDVNVKIREGIHSIMMEEVDVKDPESMKSVPADGKTTGEIMFRGNAMMLGYLKDTSKTEEAFEGGWYRTKDLGIKFPDGYIKLKDRIVDIIKSGGKIISTLEIEAVLIRHPMVLEAAVVALPDDVVGETPCAFVKLKEGCFMTEEEIIKFCKDWLQDYMVPKAVIFGDLPLNSSGKIQKFILRDKAKELKRPLS